Proteins from one Synechococcales cyanobacterium CNB genomic window:
- a CDS encoding FliA/WhiG family RNA polymerase sigma factor codes for MKGEELWREYQATRSDSLRNYLMEKYLPLVRYNAERIYTRLPDEVDLEDLMSAGLFGLMDAIDAFDLERKVKFETYCAPRIRGAILDELRNMDWVPRLVRHRTGKIEQARQQLEMRTGRPASDEDVAAFLGLDAEEFEKYQRDGSAVGTFSLNRKAFTTDGTRDVREIDVIRDDTQVNPFREIQRRDLKDIVTKGLSRAEQLIVTLYYYEGLTMKEIGATLDLSESRVSQMHSSILARLKAQMQNRMRELEPEEE; via the coding sequence ATGAAGGGCGAGGAACTCTGGCGCGAGTACCAGGCCACACGCTCCGATTCCCTCCGCAACTACCTCATGGAGAAGTATCTCCCCCTCGTGCGCTACAACGCCGAGCGAATCTACACCCGACTCCCCGACGAAGTCGACCTCGAAGACCTCATGTCCGCCGGACTCTTCGGCCTCATGGACGCCATCGACGCCTTCGACCTCGAACGAAAGGTCAAGTTCGAGACCTACTGCGCCCCGCGAATCCGCGGCGCCATCCTCGACGAACTCCGAAACATGGACTGGGTGCCCCGACTCGTACGCCATCGCACCGGCAAGATCGAGCAGGCTCGACAGCAGCTCGAAATGCGCACCGGCCGCCCAGCCTCCGACGAGGACGTCGCCGCATTCCTCGGACTCGACGCCGAGGAGTTCGAGAAGTACCAGCGCGATGGCAGCGCGGTCGGCACCTTCAGCCTCAACCGAAAGGCATTCACCACCGACGGCACCCGCGACGTCCGCGAGATCGACGTCATCCGCGACGACACGCAGGTCAACCCCTTCCGAGAGATCCAGCGACGCGACCTCAAGGACATCGTCACCAAGGGCCTCTCGCGGGCGGAGCAACTCATCGTCACGCTCTACTACTACGAAGGACTCACCATGAAGGAGATCGGCGCAACTCTCGACCTCTCCGAGTCCCGCGTCAGCCAGATGCACTCCTCCATCCTCGCCCGGCTCAAGGCCCAGATGCAGAACCGCATGAGGGAACTCGAACCCGAGGAGGAGTAG
- a CDS encoding MinD/ParA family protein produces the protein MTTMLATPALARPADQASRLRDIVEALVRERDAPLRAHAAPALRPGIPIIAIGSGKGGVGKTNLAVNLCIALARSGRRATLLDADLGMANADVLCGLSPHRRLDALLVAHDAPAHLSMRDVAVDAPGGFLLVPGAVGVARVADLDARRRTALVAGLAELESVSDLVVIDTGAGIGRDVTTFMLAASLAIVVATPEPTSIADAYGLIKCLHLLTRERGSTLPRLGLVVNQARSEPEASAVHARLSSCAGRFLGVDVPFFGWIAQDSRVSASVRNRLPHSIRWPRARASRDVRRLSTSIIASLGAAPPSHRNG, from the coding sequence GTGACGACCATGCTCGCCACTCCCGCCCTCGCTCGCCCAGCCGACCAGGCCTCCCGCCTCCGTGACATCGTCGAGGCCCTCGTCCGCGAACGCGATGCCCCCCTCCGTGCGCACGCCGCGCCAGCCCTCCGCCCCGGCATCCCCATCATCGCCATCGGCTCCGGAAAGGGAGGCGTCGGCAAGACCAATCTCGCCGTCAACCTCTGCATCGCACTCGCCAGATCCGGACGCCGCGCCACGCTCCTCGACGCCGACCTCGGCATGGCAAACGCCGACGTCCTCTGCGGCCTCAGCCCGCACCGCCGACTCGACGCCCTCCTCGTCGCCCACGATGCGCCCGCTCACCTCTCCATGCGCGACGTCGCCGTGGACGCGCCGGGAGGGTTCCTCCTCGTTCCCGGCGCGGTCGGCGTCGCCCGCGTCGCCGATCTCGACGCACGCCGCCGCACCGCGCTCGTCGCCGGACTCGCCGAACTCGAATCTGTCAGCGACCTCGTCGTCATCGACACCGGCGCGGGCATCGGCCGCGACGTCACCACCTTCATGCTCGCCGCCTCGCTCGCCATCGTCGTCGCCACACCAGAACCGACTTCGATCGCCGATGCCTACGGGCTTATCAAGTGCCTCCACCTCCTCACACGCGAGCGTGGCTCCACGCTCCCTCGCCTCGGACTGGTCGTGAATCAGGCACGCTCCGAGCCGGAAGCGAGCGCGGTTCATGCGCGTTTGTCGTCGTGTGCGGGGAGATTCCTTGGGGTCGACGTGCCATTCTTCGGCTGGATCGCGCAGGATTCGCGCGTCTCTGCCTCCGTCCGCAATCGACTTCCCCATTCCATCCGATGGCCTCGCGCACGCGCGAGCCGGGATGTTCGGCGTTTGTCAACTTCGATCATCGCCTCCCTTGGGGCCGCGCCTCCCTCTCACCGCAACGGGTAG
- the flhF gene encoding flagellar biosynthesis protein FlhF, giving the protein MAMMTLKTYRGSTMAAALAEVKRDLGSDAVILHTRSFKAGGVLGVGTRPIVEITASADAEPRPVRPKQQQPRPSVRAAPNPEPKPEPPSVARAASVKDEFVPVRDWAGAGVKARAAIEPMPTPRAEPRLPTTKTTIAPANETARLAIEDELASIKRLLGHVLYATGRGASAHSTAAMPDALADLYLRLTDEQVASELADRLIAAVRERLPAASLHDQDRVRAALADEIAAVVPVAPPIPGRANAAGCRAIALVGPTGVGKTTTIAKLAAAAKLRHGLRAALITSDTYRIAAVEQLRTYAEIVGLPMRVALTPREMQSAREALRDHDVVFIDTAGRSPRDEGRLRELAEFVRAATPDETHLVLSAAASEPVMMRAAERFGSLRPDRIILTKVDEAELFGPAFNAVARLALPLSYLTTGQEVPDDVEAAQGATLARLVLEGRGATALAGAVA; this is encoded by the coding sequence ATGGCGATGATGACACTCAAGACCTATCGCGGCAGTACCATGGCGGCAGCCCTCGCCGAGGTCAAGCGAGACCTCGGCTCCGATGCCGTCATCCTCCACACACGCTCCTTCAAGGCCGGCGGAGTCCTCGGCGTCGGCACCAGGCCGATCGTCGAGATCACCGCTTCCGCCGACGCGGAACCGCGCCCGGTTCGCCCCAAACAGCAGCAGCCCCGTCCTTCCGTGCGCGCAGCACCCAACCCGGAGCCGAAGCCCGAACCGCCCTCCGTTGCCCGTGCGGCCTCGGTCAAGGACGAGTTCGTCCCCGTCCGCGACTGGGCAGGCGCAGGCGTGAAAGCACGAGCCGCGATCGAACCCATGCCCACGCCCCGCGCCGAGCCGCGCCTTCCCACCACCAAGACCACCATCGCGCCCGCCAACGAGACCGCCCGCCTCGCAATCGAAGACGAACTCGCCTCGATCAAACGGCTCCTCGGCCACGTCCTCTACGCCACCGGCCGCGGCGCCTCCGCCCACTCGACCGCCGCAATGCCCGACGCCCTTGCCGATCTTTACCTCCGGCTCACCGATGAGCAGGTCGCCTCCGAACTCGCCGACCGGCTCATCGCGGCCGTCCGCGAGCGCCTTCCCGCCGCCTCGCTCCACGACCAGGACCGCGTCCGCGCCGCCCTCGCCGACGAGATCGCCGCCGTCGTGCCCGTCGCCCCCCCGATACCAGGGCGAGCAAACGCCGCTGGCTGCCGCGCCATCGCCCTCGTCGGCCCAACAGGCGTCGGCAAGACCACCACGATCGCCAAACTCGCCGCCGCCGCCAAACTCCGCCACGGTCTCCGCGCCGCGCTCATCACCAGCGATACCTATCGCATCGCCGCCGTTGAGCAACTCCGCACCTACGCCGAGATCGTCGGCCTGCCCATGCGCGTCGCCCTCACACCCCGCGAAATGCAGTCCGCCCGCGAAGCCCTCCGCGATCACGACGTTGTCTTCATCGACACCGCCGGCCGCTCCCCGCGCGACGAAGGTCGCTTGCGCGAACTCGCCGAGTTCGTCCGCGCCGCCACGCCGGACGAGACGCACCTCGTGCTCTCGGCCGCCGCCTCCGAGCCTGTCATGATGCGCGCAGCCGAACGCTTCGGCTCCCTCCGCCCCGACCGCATCATCCTCACCAAAGTGGACGAGGCCGAGCTGTTCGGCCCCGCCTTCAACGCAGTCGCTCGTCTCGCCCTCCCCCTCAGTTACCTCACCACCGGCCAGGAAGTCCCCGACGATGTCGAAGCCGCCCAGGGCGCGACACTCGCCCGACTCGTCCTCGAAGGCCGCGGCGCAACCGCTCTCGCGGGGGCCGTCGCGTGA
- the folK gene encoding 2-amino-4-hydroxy-6-hydroxymethyldihydropteridine diphosphokinase, translated as MTAPGARQHDTTARELACVAIGSNLGDRLDALERAVRAMASLPGTRLIARSSIHETDPVGPVPQGPFLNAAVVIETSLVPLDLLDALLSIERSMGRDRATSVRWGPRVVDLDLLLYGSRVEAGPRLTLPHPRLHERPFVLEPLAEIAPNAVVPGIGRRILDLRDALRGTVAR; from the coding sequence ATGACGGCACCCGGGGCGAGGCAACACGACACCACCGCTCGCGAACTCGCTTGCGTCGCCATCGGGTCGAACCTCGGCGACCGCCTCGACGCCCTCGAGCGCGCCGTCCGGGCGATGGCGTCGCTCCCGGGCACCCGCCTCATCGCCCGCTCCTCCATCCACGAAACCGATCCCGTCGGGCCTGTCCCGCAGGGCCCCTTCCTCAACGCCGCCGTCGTCATCGAAACTTCGCTTGTCCCCCTCGACCTCCTCGACGCACTCCTCTCCATCGAACGCTCCATGGGCCGTGATCGCGCCACCTCCGTCCGCTGGGGGCCGCGCGTGGTCGACCTCGACCTCCTCCTCTACGGCTCGCGCGTCGAGGCCGGGCCGCGGCTCACACTCCCGCACCCGCGCCTCCACGAACGCCCCTTCGTCCTCGAACCCCTCGCCGAGATCGCTCCGAACGCCGTCGTGCCGGGCATCGGCCGGCGCATCCTCGACCTGCGCGATGCCCTCCGCGGGACGGTGGCGCGATGA